A genome region from Bacilli bacterium PM5-9 includes the following:
- a CDS encoding F-type H+-transporting ATPase subunit epsilon (product_source=KO:K02114; cath_funfam=2.60.15.10; cog=COG0355; ko=KO:K02114; pfam=PF00401,PF02823; superfamily=46604,51344; tigrfam=TIGR01216), whose amino-acid sequence MFKLTIASPEEIVYEGNVEILNVYTLNGQVGILENHAPFTDIIKSCEMTFKDETGEVKKMAVSGGWLFVWTKEVTVFVNSSEYDFAIDVTKALIDKEEAEKALSDPNKMDMIQMARTRAKFDKAVNRIRVADSKIKK is encoded by the coding sequence ATGTTTAAATTAACAATTGCTTCACCAGAAGAAATCGTGTATGAAGGAAATGTTGAAATTTTAAATGTTTATACTTTAAATGGACAAGTAGGTATCTTAGAAAACCATGCTCCATTTACCGATATTATTAAGTCATGCGAAATGACATTTAAAGATGAGACTGGTGAAGTCAAGAAAATGGCTGTTAGTGGTGGTTGGCTATTTGTTTGGACAAAAGAAGTAACTGTGTTTGTAAACTCTTCAGAATATGACTTTGCGATTGATGTTACAAAAGCATTAATTGATAAGGAAGAAGCTGAAAAAGCACTTAGTGATCCAAATAAAATGGATATGATTCAAATGGCTCGTACAAGAGCAAAATTTGATAAAGCTGTTAACAGAATAAGAGTAGCAGATAGTAAAATTAAAAAATAG
- a CDS encoding F-type H+-transporting ATPase subunit c (product_source=KO:K02110; cath_funfam=1.20.20.10; cog=COG0636; ko=KO:K02110; pfam=PF00137; superfamily=81333; tigrfam=TIGR01260; transmembrane_helix_parts=Inside_1_6,TMhelix_7_29,Outside_30_52,TMhelix_53_75,Inside_76_79): MENITDGLIAIGAGLAVMTGIGTGAGQGVGAGGAAQAVGRNPEAEGKIRTMLIIGQAVAESSALYGLLIALILIFTKMS, translated from the coding sequence ATGGAAAACATAACAGATGGATTAATTGCAATCGGAGCAGGATTAGCAGTAATGACAGGAATAGGAACAGGAGCAGGACAAGGTGTAGGAGCAGGAGGAGCAGCCCAAGCCGTAGGACGAAATCCTGAAGCAGAAGGAAAAATCAGAACAATGTTGATAATAGGACAAGCGGTAGCAGAATCAAGTGCATTGTACGGACTATTAATCGCATTAATCTTAATCTTTACAAAAATGAGCTAA
- a CDS encoding F-type H+-transporting ATPase subunit b (product_source=KO:K02109; cath_funfam=1.20.5.620; cog=COG0711; ko=KO:K02109; pfam=PF00430; superfamily=161037,81573; tigrfam=TIGR01144; transmembrane_helix_parts=Inside_1_12,TMhelix_13_35,Outside_36_163) has protein sequence MEINLFPNIFKMINVLIPTAILFFFFYKFFWKSIIGFFDKREKFMMEQVESAAQSNKSAIAYEKEANEAMKQARIDSKNILDRSKNEAIRVREEIVNEAKNEAKATVEGARIEIEREKELARKQIEGEIVDIALTAAREVVKDSINEQKGEEIVDDFIKELKA, from the coding sequence ATGGAGATAAATTTATTTCCTAATATTTTTAAAATGATAAATGTTTTAATTCCAACAGCAATACTATTTTTCTTCTTTTATAAGTTCTTTTGGAAATCAATTATTGGATTTTTTGATAAAAGAGAAAAATTTATGATGGAACAAGTTGAATCAGCAGCACAATCAAATAAAAGTGCAATTGCTTATGAAAAAGAAGCTAATGAAGCTATGAAACAAGCACGTATTGATTCTAAAAACATTTTAGATCGTTCTAAAAACGAGGCTATTAGAGTTAGAGAAGAAATTGTTAACGAAGCTAAAAATGAAGCTAAAGCAACAGTTGAAGGTGCTCGTATTGAAATTGAAAGAGAAAAAGAATTAGCTAGAAAACAAATTGAAGGCGAAATCGTTGATATTGCTTTAACTGCAGCTAGAGAAGTTGTTAAAGATTCAATTAATGAACAAAAAGGTGAAGAAATTGTTGATGACTTCATTAAGGAGTTGAAGGCATAA
- a CDS encoding F-type H+-transporting ATPase subunit alpha (product_source=KO:K02111; cath_funfam=1.20.150.20,2.40.30.20,3.40.50.300; cog=COG0056; ko=KO:K02111; pfam=PF00006,PF00306,PF02874; superfamily=47917,50615,52540; tigrfam=TIGR00962), whose product MSSIRPEEISELIKEQIKRYDEKVETSEVGTVITVGDGISLVYGLDNAMSGELLEFTGNVYGMVLNLNEEHVGCVLMGDDSDIKEGDIVKRTNRVVEVPVGDDLVGRVVNALGQPIDGRGEIKAEAYKPIEKVAPGVMTRQSVDKPLQTGIKAIDSMIPIGRGQRELIIGDRQTGKTAVAIDTIINQKGLGVKCIYVAIGQKSSTVAQISESLRQAGAMEYTTIVSATASELAPLQYIAPYSGVTIGEHWMEKGEDVLVIYDDLSKHAVAYRTMSLLLRRPPGREAFPGDVFYLHSRLLERAACLNKENGGGSITALPIIETQAGDISAYIPTNVISITDGQIFLQSELFNSGQRPAVDSGLSVSRVGSSAQIKAMKQVSGSLKLELAQYQELEAFAQFGSDLDAATQSVLDHGAKVMEVLKQGQYAPLSVYEQIIILYALKNRYLKEVPVHEVKRYEAELLQDVAQNHRYIFETLEEEKTISDATDESLKSILEKFTSDFVKTVEKD is encoded by the coding sequence GTGAGTTCAATTAGACCAGAAGAAATAAGTGAATTAATTAAAGAACAGATAAAAAGATATGATGAAAAAGTTGAAACTTCAGAAGTAGGTACAGTCATTACTGTTGGTGATGGAATCTCTCTTGTTTATGGATTAGATAACGCAATGTCAGGAGAATTATTAGAATTTACAGGTAATGTTTATGGAATGGTACTAAACTTAAATGAAGAACATGTTGGATGCGTTTTAATGGGAGATGACTCTGATATCAAAGAGGGAGATATCGTTAAACGTACGAATCGTGTTGTTGAAGTTCCGGTTGGTGATGATTTAGTTGGTCGTGTTGTTAATGCTTTAGGACAACCTATCGATGGTAGAGGTGAAATTAAAGCAGAAGCATACAAACCAATTGAAAAAGTAGCACCAGGAGTTATGACAAGACAATCAGTAGATAAACCATTACAAACAGGGATTAAAGCTATTGACTCTATGATTCCAATCGGACGTGGACAACGTGAATTAATCATTGGGGATAGACAAACAGGAAAAACTGCGGTTGCTATTGATACAATTATTAACCAAAAAGGTTTAGGAGTTAAATGTATTTATGTTGCTATTGGACAAAAAAGTTCAACAGTTGCTCAAATATCTGAATCACTACGCCAAGCAGGAGCAATGGAATATACAACAATTGTTAGTGCAACAGCAAGTGAGTTAGCTCCATTACAATACATTGCACCATATAGTGGAGTAACTATTGGTGAGCATTGGATGGAAAAAGGTGAAGATGTTTTAGTAATTTATGATGATTTAAGTAAACATGCGGTAGCATATAGAACAATGTCATTATTATTAAGAAGACCTCCAGGTCGTGAAGCTTTCCCAGGGGATGTTTTCTATCTACATTCACGTTTATTAGAAAGAGCTGCTTGTTTAAATAAAGAAAATGGTGGTGGTTCTATTACTGCTTTACCAATTATTGAAACACAAGCTGGGGATATTTCTGCATATATTCCAACGAATGTTATTTCAATTACTGATGGACAAATATTCTTACAATCTGAATTATTCAATTCAGGACAAAGACCAGCAGTTGATTCAGGGTTATCAGTATCTCGAGTTGGATCAAGTGCACAAATAAAAGCTATGAAACAAGTTTCAGGTTCACTAAAACTTGAATTAGCTCAATATCAAGAACTTGAAGCATTTGCACAATTTGGAAGTGATTTAGATGCTGCTACTCAAAGTGTTTTAGATCATGGTGCAAAAGTTATGGAAGTTTTAAAACAAGGTCAATACGCTCCTTTAAGTGTATATGAGCAAATAATTATTCTTTATGCATTAAAAAATCGTTACTTGAAAGAAGTTCCTGTTCATGAAGTAAAAAGATATGAAGCGGAATTATTACAAGACGTTGCACAAAACCATAGATATATTTTCGAAACTTTAGAGGAAGAAAAAACAATTAGTGATGCAACTGATGAAAGCTTAAAATCTATTCTTGAGAAATTTACAAGTGACTTTGTAAAAACAGTTGAAAAAGATTAA
- a CDS encoding thiamine kinase-like enzyme (product_source=COG0510; cath_funfam=3.30.200.20; cog=COG0510; pfam=PF01636; superfamily=56112), translating into MNEQIIKDFIKERLNKDAIVIERLMGGMSNYTYLIEIEGEKYTFRIPGKGAEHFTNRKKEIAIMKEIEEYDFLPAPIINDEQTGYKVALYVEGKPLSEITPKPYELVAQMLKKLHNAPKFMYDYEPLKRLEKYERITSGLDPVYVALKEKWLDIYDEILSKVELVASHGDSQTSNFVLGDKRLFLMDWEFAANNDPIYDIACFGNANFEEAIQLIEEYYESAGKKEYQRLYAWRMFQCLQWHNVAKYKQEIGLSEELSVDFDFIANAYLDKAKGFFQDFLDVSKGE; encoded by the coding sequence ATGAACGAACAAATAATTAAAGACTTTATAAAAGAAAGATTAAATAAGGATGCAATAGTAATTGAAAGATTAATGGGTGGTATGTCTAATTATACTTACTTAATTGAAATAGAGGGTGAAAAGTATACTTTTAGAATTCCTGGAAAAGGTGCAGAACATTTTACTAATCGTAAGAAAGAAATAGCAATTATGAAGGAAATAGAAGAATATGATTTTCTTCCTGCTCCGATTATTAACGATGAACAAACAGGTTACAAAGTAGCATTATATGTTGAAGGAAAACCTTTAAGTGAAATAACTCCAAAACCTTATGAATTAGTGGCTCAAATGTTGAAAAAATTACATAATGCACCAAAATTCATGTATGACTATGAACCTTTAAAACGTTTAGAAAAATATGAGAGAATTACATCTGGATTAGACCCTGTTTATGTAGCTTTAAAAGAAAAATGGCTAGATATATATGATGAAATTTTATCAAAAGTTGAATTAGTAGCAAGTCATGGTGATTCACAAACAAGTAATTTTGTTTTAGGTGATAAAAGATTATTTTTAATGGATTGGGAATTTGCTGCAAACAATGATCCAATTTATGATATTGCTTGTTTTGGAAATGCGAATTTTGAAGAGGCAATTCAATTAATTGAAGAATACTATGAGTCTGCTGGAAAAAAAGAATATCAAAGATTATATGCATGGAGAATGTTTCAATGTTTGCAATGGCATAATGTTGCAAAGTATAAACAAGAAATAGGATTATCTGAAGAATTGTCAGTTGATTTTGATTTTATTGCAAATGCATATTTAGATAAAGCTAAAGGATTTTTCCAAGATTTCTTAGATGTAAGTAAAGGTGAATAA
- a CDS encoding cell division protein FtsB (product_source=COG2919; cath_funfam=3.30.70.890; cog=COG2919; pfam=PF04977; smart=SM00340; superfamily=46785; transmembrane_helix_parts=Inside_1_11,TMhelix_12_34,Outside_35_97), translated as MNKRKSARYIRIIGIVISVIFLAMIVNEVYTTINLKYNISLAESENQELKKESEKLQNEVKKLKDENYIQTYVSGTIFSTEKGTSIYVLPEDEKTPE; from the coding sequence ATGAATAAACGTAAATCAGCAAGATATATTAGAATTATTGGAATAGTAATTTCAGTAATATTTCTAGCTATGATTGTTAATGAAGTATATACAACAATTAATTTAAAGTATAATATTTCATTAGCTGAAAGTGAAAATCAAGAACTAAAAAAAGAATCTGAAAAACTGCAAAATGAAGTAAAAAAATTAAAAGATGAAAATTATATCCAAACATATGTTAGTGGGACTATTTTTTCAACAGAAAAGGGAACATCAATATATGTCTTACCTGAGGATGAAAAGACACCAGAGTAG
- a CDS encoding F-type H+-transporting ATPase subunit beta (product_source=KO:K02112; cath_funfam=1.10.1140.10,2.40.10.170,3.40.50.300; cog=COG0055; ko=KO:K02112; pfam=PF00006,PF02874; smart=SM00382; superfamily=47917,50615,52540; tigrfam=TIGR01039) — MEENIGKIVQITGPVMDIRFSSESLPNLNGSILIKREGAEDLVVEVAQHIGDDVVRCVAMDTTDGLVRGMEAIDLKTPISVPVGEKTLGRMFNVLGRAIDGQEELEDVKHMPIHRLAPSFEEQQTSAEMLETGIKVVDLICPYSKGGKIGLFGGAGVGKTVLIQELINNIASQHGGISVFAGVGERTREGNDLYHEMKDSGVLAKTALVFGQMNEPPGARMRVGLTGLTMAEHFRDEEGQDVLLFIDNIFRFTQAGSEVSALLGRMPSAVGYQPTLATEMGQLQERITSTKRGSITSVQAVYVPADDLTDPAPATTFAHLDARTVLDRSIAALGLFPAVDPLDSSSKILDPKVVGQEHYDVARQVQEILQRFKELQDIIAILGMDELGEDDKLVVARARKIRNFLTQPFHVAAQFTGFDGKYVAVEQTVQGFKEILEGKHDDLPEQAFLFVGTIEEAVEKAKTIDE, encoded by the coding sequence ATGGAAGAAAATATTGGAAAAATTGTTCAGATAACTGGTCCAGTAATGGATATTAGATTTAGTAGCGAAAGTTTACCAAATCTAAATGGTTCAATATTAATTAAACGTGAAGGAGCAGAGGACTTAGTAGTTGAAGTTGCTCAACATATTGGTGATGATGTTGTACGTTGCGTTGCGATGGATACAACAGATGGTTTAGTAAGAGGTATGGAAGCTATCGATTTAAAAACACCAATTAGTGTTCCAGTAGGTGAAAAAACATTAGGAAGAATGTTCAATGTTCTAGGTCGTGCAATTGATGGACAAGAAGAACTAGAAGATGTAAAACATATGCCTATTCATAGATTAGCACCAAGTTTTGAAGAACAACAAACTTCTGCTGAAATGCTAGAAACAGGAATTAAAGTAGTAGACTTGATTTGCCCTTATTCAAAAGGTGGTAAAATCGGATTATTTGGAGGAGCTGGAGTAGGTAAAACAGTTTTAATCCAAGAGTTAATTAATAATATTGCTTCTCAACATGGTGGTATTTCAGTATTTGCTGGAGTAGGAGAACGTACTAGAGAAGGAAATGACTTATATCATGAAATGAAAGATTCAGGAGTACTTGCTAAAACAGCACTTGTCTTTGGACAAATGAATGAACCTCCTGGTGCGAGAATGCGTGTTGGTTTAACTGGATTAACAATGGCTGAGCACTTTAGAGATGAAGAAGGACAAGACGTGTTATTATTCATTGATAATATCTTTAGATTTACACAAGCAGGTTCTGAGGTTTCAGCACTTTTAGGACGTATGCCAAGTGCGGTTGGTTATCAACCAACACTAGCTACTGAAATGGGACAATTACAAGAGAGAATCACTTCAACAAAACGTGGTTCAATCACATCAGTTCAAGCAGTATATGTTCCTGCGGATGACTTAACTGACCCTGCACCAGCAACAACGTTTGCTCACTTGGATGCACGTACAGTTTTAGACCGTAGTATTGCAGCTTTAGGGTTATTCCCTGCAGTTGATCCACTTGATTCTTCATCAAAAATTCTTGATCCAAAAGTTGTTGGACAAGAGCATTATGATGTAGCAAGACAAGTACAAGAAATTTTACAACGTTTTAAAGAATTACAAGATATAATTGCTATTTTAGGTATGGATGAATTAGGTGAGGATGATAAACTTGTTGTTGCAAGAGCACGTAAGATTAGAAACTTCCTAACACAACCATTCCATGTTGCTGCACAATTTACAGGATTTGATGGAAAATATGTTGCTGTTGAACAAACAGTTCAAGGATTCAAAGAAATTCTTGAAGGAAAACATGATGATCTTCCAGAACAAGCATTCTTATTTGTAGGAACAATTGAAGAGGCTGTAGAAAAAGCTAAAACGATAGACGAATAG
- a CDS encoding F-type H+-transporting ATPase subunit gamma (product_source=KO:K02115; cath_funfam=1.10.287.80; cog=COG0224; ko=KO:K02115; pfam=PF00231; superfamily=52943; tigrfam=TIGR01146) yields the protein MASLQNTKRRIKSVDSTKKITKAMELVSSAKLRKAKQSYEEGVNVRDFVCNDLASAVYEIAKEANLNKYIEEDPNGKTLFIVIASDMGLCGGYNANVAKEAFNASKKGDYFICVGKKTQPFFLTKGCTIKNVYQNITKNPEFYDAYYITKEALDMFKNEEISAIKLVYTKFINSVSFEPKIYSLIPVENPYDDMKTPFDNPTDAEYLIKYLMRDFINSNIYTAIIESRVCEYASSRIAMENATDNANEIKEKLLLQYNRARQANITQEITEIVGGADAI from the coding sequence ATGGCTAGTTTACAAAATACCAAAAGACGTATTAAATCAGTTGATTCAACAAAGAAAATCACTAAGGCTATGGAACTAGTATCTAGTGCTAAGCTAAGAAAAGCAAAGCAATCATATGAAGAGGGCGTAAATGTTAGAGATTTTGTTTGTAATGATTTAGCAAGTGCGGTATATGAAATTGCTAAAGAAGCAAATTTAAATAAATACATTGAAGAAGATCCAAATGGAAAAACATTGTTTATTGTAATTGCCAGTGATATGGGATTATGTGGTGGTTATAATGCTAATGTGGCTAAAGAAGCGTTTAATGCTTCTAAAAAAGGTGACTACTTCATTTGTGTTGGTAAGAAAACACAGCCATTCTTTTTAACAAAAGGTTGTACAATAAAAAATGTTTATCAAAACATTACTAAAAATCCTGAATTTTATGATGCTTATTATATTACAAAAGAAGCACTAGATATGTTTAAAAATGAAGAAATTAGTGCAATAAAATTAGTATATACAAAATTTATTAATTCAGTATCATTTGAGCCAAAAATATATTCATTAATACCAGTGGAAAACCCATACGATGATATGAAAACTCCATTTGATAATCCAACAGATGCAGAATATTTGATAAAATATTTGATGAGAGATTTCATTAACTCAAATATTTATACTGCAATTATTGAATCACGTGTATGTGAATATGCATCAAGTAGAATAGCAATGGAAAATGCTACTGATAATGCAAATGAAATAAAAGAAAAATTATTATTACAATATAATCGTGCTCGTCAGGCTAACATTACTCAGGAAATTACTGAGATTGTTGGTGGAGCAGATGCTATATAG
- a CDS encoding F0F1-type ATP synthase membrane subunit c/vacuolar-type H+-ATPase subunit K (product_source=COG0636; cath_funfam=1.20.20.10; cog=COG0636; pfam=PF00137; superfamily=81333; transmembrane_helix_parts=Outside_1_27,TMhelix_28_50,Inside_51_54) codes for GQGVGAGGAAQAVGRNPEAEGKIRTMLIIGQAVAESSALYGLLIALILIFTKMS; via the coding sequence GGACAAGGTGTAGGAGCTGGAGGAGCAGCACAAGCCGTTGGACGAAATCCTGAAGCAGAAGGAAAAATCAGAACAATGTTGATAATAGGACAAGCGGTAGCAGAATCAAGTGCATTGTACGGACTATTAATCGCATTAATCTTAATTTTCACAAAAATGAGTTAG
- a CDS encoding F-type H+-transporting ATPase subunit delta (product_source=KO:K02113; cath_funfam=1.10.520.20; cog=COG0712; ko=KO:K02113; pfam=PF00213; superfamily=47928; tigrfam=TIGR01145) produces the protein MESVALTYAKALFSLALEENNSDVILDQIKEVKDIALENDDLLKILDSKSIDKETKKQILVKIFDGRIDKSLLNFMKLLVDKSRIHNLISICTEYRKIYLEHNGIKEAKVYSAHELTSTKLNEVKEALEVKYQTKFVVENFIDEKLVAGIKVVIGDLVIDGSISNKLDRMKSSISI, from the coding sequence ATGGAATCTGTGGCTTTGACATACGCTAAAGCATTATTTTCATTAGCGTTGGAAGAAAATAATAGTGATGTCATTTTAGATCAGATAAAAGAAGTAAAAGATATCGCATTAGAAAATGATGATTTATTAAAAATTCTTGATAGTAAAAGTATCGATAAAGAAACTAAGAAACAAATATTAGTAAAAATATTTGATGGTAGAATTGATAAAAGTTTACTAAATTTCATGAAGTTATTAGTAGATAAATCAAGAATTCATAATTTAATTAGTATTTGTACTGAATATCGCAAAATATATTTAGAGCACAATGGAATTAAAGAAGCTAAAGTATATTCTGCACATGAATTAACAAGTACTAAATTAAATGAAGTAAAAGAGGCGCTAGAAGTTAAATATCAAACAAAATTTGTTGTTGAAAACTTTATTGATGAAAAACTAGTAGCTGGAATTAAAGTTGTCATCGGTGATTTAGTAATCGATGGAAGTATAAGCAATAAGCTTGATCGTATGAAATCAAGTATATCAATATAA